The following coding sequences lie in one Listeria ivanovii subsp. londoniensis genomic window:
- a CDS encoding flagellar biosynthesis protein FlhA codes for MGSLGAIKKYFAILIAVSFVIALIVPLPPFVLDLVLVTILAFSVLVYMRATSIKDWNELKSFPSLLLLMGIFRVSINISTTRAILTTGDPGQVIKQFGNFVIGSNFVVGIVIFIILIVFQFIVANGSSRTAEVAARFTLDALPGKQMAIDADLNQRLITEPEAKEKRAYLNMETEFYGAMDGAGKFVKGDVLFTVLLAVVNIVFGLIVGMVQGGLSFGEAAVKYTELTIGDGIVSQIGSLLMAMSAGVIVTRVFDGSDDNVAVGIFKELMQNSVVVYTLAGMFILMGVFSPLPAIPFVGIGVVLGVIGYRTQFNIKKKEQLDLAKEMELIQSENNSAEAEHNQAFGAAREKFPVVVELGLNIAALVKQKMNGETAKDKVVLMRKSILQDLGIGVPGINFKDNTSFQPRGKYEIKVKGVAVASGVLKAGHLLALKTPGVMIDLDAEPTKDPIFGEDGYWILPGELEDAQMKNYQVLEPLSILITHLDVVLRKNLHELLMRQQIKDLIDSLADENQILIDEIKKKEIDYSLIQGVLRQLLKEGISVRDLPTIVEGIIDGQTIYPNDLDGITAFVRERISKVICEQAKNQDGKIYALLLQDSIEMDTEIVNTPYYGYALNWALDKELPIIQKVRDTVNKAQLTGREPVILTRRKDFRFGFVRVLERYQLDVPVLAISELSPETEVEQIALIEPT; via the coding sequence ATGGGGAGTTTAGGGGCAATAAAAAAATATTTTGCTATCTTGATTGCAGTTTCATTTGTCATTGCGCTGATTGTGCCGCTACCTCCATTTGTGTTGGATTTAGTGTTGGTAACGATACTAGCATTTTCAGTGTTAGTATACATGCGTGCGACTTCGATTAAAGATTGGAATGAATTAAAGTCATTTCCATCTTTGCTACTGTTAATGGGAATTTTTCGAGTTTCGATTAATATTTCAACAACACGGGCGATTTTAACTACAGGAGACCCGGGACAAGTGATTAAGCAATTCGGGAACTTTGTTATTGGTAGTAATTTTGTTGTCGGGATTGTTATCTTTATCATTTTAATTGTCTTTCAATTTATCGTAGCAAATGGTTCCTCGCGAACGGCGGAAGTAGCTGCAAGGTTTACATTAGACGCATTGCCTGGGAAACAAATGGCGATTGACGCGGACTTGAATCAGCGGCTGATTACTGAACCAGAAGCGAAAGAAAAACGGGCTTACTTGAATATGGAGACGGAATTTTACGGTGCGATGGACGGGGCTGGGAAATTTGTTAAGGGTGATGTTCTCTTTACGGTTCTGTTGGCAGTCGTTAATATCGTTTTTGGCTTAATTGTCGGAATGGTCCAAGGTGGCCTTTCGTTCGGGGAGGCGGCGGTTAAGTATACCGAGCTTACAATTGGTGATGGGATTGTTAGTCAGATTGGCTCGCTACTCATGGCGATGTCAGCTGGTGTCATCGTTACCCGGGTATTTGATGGCTCTGATGATAACGTTGCGGTTGGTATTTTTAAAGAACTGATGCAAAATTCCGTGGTTGTGTATACACTTGCTGGGATGTTTATTTTAATGGGCGTGTTTAGTCCACTGCCAGCGATTCCTTTTGTTGGGATTGGTGTTGTGCTTGGAGTGATTGGCTACCGGACGCAATTTAATATCAAGAAAAAAGAACAGCTAGATTTAGCGAAAGAAATGGAACTAATTCAGTCGGAAAACAATTCAGCAGAGGCAGAACATAACCAAGCCTTTGGTGCTGCACGCGAGAAATTTCCAGTTGTTGTGGAGTTAGGTCTTAATATTGCGGCATTAGTCAAACAAAAAATGAACGGCGAAACTGCCAAAGACAAAGTGGTGTTAATGCGTAAATCAATCCTACAAGACTTAGGAATCGGCGTTCCGGGGATTAACTTCAAAGATAACACCAGTTTTCAACCACGTGGCAAATATGAAATTAAAGTTAAAGGTGTTGCTGTTGCAAGTGGCGTTTTGAAAGCGGGGCATTTACTAGCGCTTAAAACACCGGGAGTGATGATTGATCTTGATGCTGAACCAACCAAGGACCCGATTTTTGGGGAAGATGGTTACTGGATTTTGCCAGGTGAATTAGAAGATGCGCAAATGAAAAATTATCAGGTGCTTGAACCATTGAGTATTTTAATCACCCATTTGGATGTTGTCTTACGGAAAAACTTACACGAACTTTTGATGCGACAACAAATTAAAGACTTAATTGATAGCTTGGCAGACGAAAATCAAATTTTAATTGATGAAATTAAGAAAAAAGAAATAGATTACTCACTGATTCAAGGTGTGTTAAGACAATTGCTTAAAGAAGGGATTTCAGTCCGCGATTTGCCAACGATTGTCGAAGGTATTATTGACGGGCAAACGATTTATCCGAATGATCTGGACGGAATTACTGCTTTTGTCAGAGAACGGATTTCGAAAGTCATCTGTGAGCAGGCGAAAAATCAAGATGGAAAAATATACGCTTTGCTATTACAGGATTCTATCGAAATGGATACCGAAATTGTTAACACGCCATACTATGGATATGCACTGAACTGGGCGCTGGATAAGGAATTGCCGATTATTCAAAAGGTGCGCGACACAGTGAATAAAGCACAACTGACAGGGCGCGAACCAGTCATTTTAACGAGGCGGAAAGATTTCCGTTTTGGCTTTGTACGTGTTTTAGAACGGTACCAATTAGACGTGCCAGTTCTAGCCATTAGTGAACTCTCGCCAGAAACAGAAGTGGAACAAATTGCGCTTATTGAACCAACTTGA
- the flhF gene encoding flagellar biosynthesis protein FlhF translates to MGKHLVEKMEIFKANSKREIHKKIRLVTNEPYRITDERVTKLGMFKKQYEVTAVIMSEVAIADGRMDFQETFAKSVVKNRPKTDDLLKKEKLLEMLASGAELATSTPLLEERKTQEEELSAMRQELAALNRELAVKMREEREQNSDFVKFLKSRGISDTYVADFMQAGRKQFKQVESAHLDDITDWFVPYLSGKLALEDMFDLSNHRIISLIGQTGVGKTTTLVKLGWQLLKQNRTVGFITTDTFRSGAVEQFQGYADKLDVELIVATSPAELEEAVQYMTYVSGVDHILIDTVGRNYLAEESVNEIAAYTNVVHPDLTCFTFSSGMKSADVMSILPKLAEIPMDGFIITKMDETTRIGDLYTVMQETNLPVLYMTDGQNITENIFRPKSRWLAERFVGADRRQVLE, encoded by the coding sequence ATGGGAAAACATTTAGTCGAAAAGATGGAAATTTTTAAAGCGAATTCTAAGCGGGAAATTCATAAAAAGATTCGCTTAGTAACGAATGAACCTTATAGGATTACGGATGAACGGGTCACAAAACTTGGTATGTTTAAGAAGCAATATGAAGTGACAGCGGTCATTATGAGTGAAGTAGCAATCGCGGATGGACGAATGGATTTTCAAGAAACATTTGCAAAATCAGTAGTGAAAAATCGTCCGAAAACAGATGATTTACTCAAAAAGGAAAAATTATTAGAAATGCTGGCTTCAGGAGCAGAACTTGCGACTTCAACGCCGCTTTTGGAAGAACGGAAAACACAGGAAGAAGAACTTTCAGCAATGCGACAAGAATTAGCAGCATTAAACCGCGAACTGGCTGTGAAGATGCGCGAAGAACGTGAACAAAATAGTGATTTCGTGAAATTTTTAAAGAGTCGGGGCATAAGCGATACGTATGTTGCAGATTTTATGCAAGCGGGAAGAAAGCAGTTCAAACAAGTGGAATCAGCCCATTTAGATGATATTACGGATTGGTTTGTACCGTATTTATCGGGCAAATTGGCGCTTGAAGACATGTTTGATTTAAGCAACCACCGGATTATTTCTTTAATTGGACAAACTGGGGTTGGGAAAACAACTACGCTCGTAAAACTAGGTTGGCAACTTTTGAAACAAAATCGGACAGTTGGTTTTATTACAACAGATACTTTCAGATCAGGGGCGGTAGAGCAGTTCCAAGGTTATGCGGATAAACTTGATGTGGAACTCATTGTTGCGACAAGCCCAGCCGAACTAGAAGAAGCAGTACAATACATGACGTATGTAAGTGGTGTAGATCATATTTTGATTGACACTGTGGGGAGAAATTATTTAGCAGAGGAATCGGTAAATGAAATCGCGGCCTATACAAATGTGGTTCATCCTGACTTAACTTGCTTTACTTTTTCATCAGGTATGAAAAGTGCCGATGTGATGTCGATTTTACCGAAGTTAGCGGAAATTCCGATGGATGGTTTTATTATTACCAAAATGGATGAAACAACGAGAATTGGTGATTTATACACGGTGATGCAGGAAACGAACTTACCGGTGTTATATATGACAGATGGGCAAAACATTACGGAGAACATTTTTAGACCAAAAAGTCGTTGGTTAGCGGAGCGGTTTGTTGGCGCAGATAGGAGGCAGGTGTTGGAATGA
- a CDS encoding flagellar basal-body rod protein FlgG produces the protein MKGLYIGAAGMMNYMQHIQVHSNNVANAQTPGFKFDQLTSEVISKNKVNYQNNPVAKQVGTIDYGVRPAATHINLTAGSSYITNRDRDFFMQDANPEQGSNFFITAKNGEISLSRGGQFHSDQFGFLRTADGANLLSATGEAVQVGVKTSIRAEANGALYNAETNAYLGRLGTRFVSADQVDNLAKDGEGRLHVNGTNTMNLPAGQGIIQNGVLETSNVDLGVEMVQLMDNQRMVQASKNIVNMFDKVYDKESSGLIRQ, from the coding sequence ATGAAAGGTTTATACATTGGTGCAGCTGGGATGATGAACTATATGCAACATATTCAAGTCCATTCAAATAATGTGGCAAATGCACAAACGCCTGGTTTTAAATTCGACCAGTTAACAAGTGAAGTTATTTCAAAAAACAAAGTCAATTATCAAAACAACCCAGTCGCTAAGCAAGTAGGAACGATTGATTACGGGGTTCGCCCTGCCGCAACACATATCAATTTAACAGCTGGGTCAAGCTATATTACTAACCGAGATCGAGATTTCTTCATGCAAGACGCAAACCCAGAACAAGGTAGTAATTTTTTCATCACTGCGAAAAATGGCGAGATTTCACTTTCTAGAGGTGGACAGTTCCACTCAGATCAATTCGGCTTTTTGCGAACAGCTGATGGAGCTAACCTTTTAAGTGCAACAGGAGAGGCGGTTCAAGTTGGTGTGAAAACATCTATCCGAGCTGAAGCAAATGGAGCTTTATACAATGCTGAAACAAATGCCTATCTCGGTCGCTTAGGAACAAGATTTGTATCCGCTGACCAAGTAGATAATTTAGCAAAAGATGGGGAAGGACGACTGCATGTAAACGGAACAAACACAATGAACTTACCAGCTGGACAAGGGATTATCCAAAACGGTGTACTCGAAACGTCTAATGTCGATTTAGGTGTAGAAATGGTGCAACTGATGGATAACCAGCGAATGGTGCAAGCTTCGAAAAATATTGTGAATATGTTTGATAAGGTTTATGACAAAGAATCGAGCGGATTAATTCGTCAGTAA
- a CDS encoding CheR family methyltransferase — protein MIPDLEKDYLYFTRVVKRDLGLDLTLYKETQMKRRILSFIVKKKYGTFGEFFKHLKKDTLLLDEFISLITINVSSFFRNRNRWDALEKSVIPQLLENSRGKLRVWSAACSSGEEPYSLAMMLERSVGARNYDILATDLEPAILKRAVIGEYQSRQMEELNEQERQNAFIQNDNTYQILPKYRRSIRFRRHDLLTDYYEKGFDLIVCRNVLIYFTAEGKHQAYQKFADSLRRGGVLFIGGSEQILNPAEYGLATLNNFFYIKT, from the coding sequence ATGATTCCAGATTTGGAAAAGGATTATCTTTACTTTACTCGTGTCGTCAAAAGGGATTTAGGTTTAGATCTTACGCTTTATAAAGAAACACAAATGAAACGGCGGATTCTGTCATTCATTGTAAAAAAGAAATATGGTACTTTTGGGGAATTTTTTAAGCATTTGAAAAAAGACACACTACTTTTAGATGAGTTTATTAGTTTGATTACGATTAATGTTTCGTCGTTTTTCCGGAATCGAAATCGTTGGGATGCATTAGAAAAGTCAGTGATTCCGCAGTTGCTTGAAAATAGTCGCGGAAAACTTCGGGTTTGGAGTGCGGCTTGTTCGTCGGGCGAGGAGCCTTATTCCTTAGCTATGATGTTAGAGCGATCGGTTGGGGCGAGGAATTATGATATTTTAGCAACAGATCTTGAACCAGCGATTTTAAAACGAGCGGTGATTGGTGAATATCAAAGTCGCCAAATGGAAGAATTAAACGAACAAGAACGACAAAATGCGTTTATCCAAAACGATAATACATACCAAATTTTACCAAAATATCGAAGGTCGATTCGGTTCAGACGTCATGATTTATTAACGGATTACTATGAAAAAGGCTTTGATTTGATTGTCTGTCGGAATGTACTAATTTACTTTACGGCGGAAGGGAAGCATCAAGCGTATCAGAAATTTGCAGATTCATTGAGGCGTGGTGGCGTGTTATTCATTGGCGGTTCAGAGCAAATTCTTAATCCAGCTGAATATGGGCTGGCAACGTTAAATAACTTTTTTTACATAAAAACATAG
- a CDS encoding DUF3964 family protein, with translation MGRMENIKNLAFFEDKPGLAEQILALEKQEQIFLPNEFEIRQTVAYQIGEKEVILGRLESFYFLALKGVEESVYRSQAFASEADAKAFFVHLPEMENELVAFWLNEVELVR, from the coding sequence ATGGGACGAATGGAAAATATTAAAAATTTAGCGTTTTTCGAGGATAAGCCTGGACTTGCCGAGCAAATTTTGGCACTTGAAAAGCAAGAACAAATTTTCTTACCAAATGAATTTGAGATTAGACAAACAGTCGCTTATCAAATCGGCGAAAAAGAAGTCATCTTAGGTCGATTAGAATCATTTTATTTCCTGGCTTTAAAAGGTGTGGAAGAAAGTGTTTACCGGTCGCAGGCATTTGCCAGTGAAGCGGATGCAAAAGCGTTTTTCGTTCATTTACCAGAAATGGAAAATGAACTAGTTGCTTTTTGGTTAAATGAAGTAGAATTAGTTCGCTGA
- the motA gene encoding flagellar motor stator protein MotA → MEITTIVGLVLAVIVIAGSFMIQNISLAMLFSAEALIVIILGTITAVMMAHPWSDVKVVPKLFKILFTKERGPDKVDVLIQYKEYADEIRRSGVLALEDSVDEMEDPFMKRGMRLVVDGQSSPEFLRDVLEEEVSSMEERHAAYAKIFASAGAYAPTLGVLGAAMGLIHAMGEMSNPDKLSEAIAAAFICTIFGIFTGYVLWTPFANKLKVKSQKEVHLRYMMIEGVVALQERNAPRVVEERLLSFLSPKEKDVLRNGKGKKTREVEEFERGQASQETAGGTR, encoded by the coding sequence GTGGAAATAACAACAATTGTTGGACTTGTTTTAGCAGTAATTGTCATCGCAGGTTCATTTATGATTCAAAATATATCACTTGCAATGCTGTTTAGCGCAGAAGCTTTAATTGTTATTATACTTGGAACGATTACAGCGGTAATGATGGCGCACCCATGGAGTGATGTAAAAGTTGTACCAAAACTTTTTAAAATTCTATTCACGAAAGAACGAGGCCCAGACAAAGTAGACGTATTAATTCAGTACAAAGAATATGCTGATGAAATAAGACGTAGTGGTGTGTTAGCTTTAGAAGACTCTGTTGATGAAATGGAAGACCCATTTATGAAACGAGGCATGCGCTTAGTAGTTGATGGTCAATCTTCCCCAGAGTTTTTAAGAGATGTCCTTGAAGAAGAAGTTTCTAGCATGGAAGAGCGTCACGCAGCATACGCCAAGATTTTTGCATCTGCCGGAGCCTATGCACCGACGCTCGGGGTGCTTGGTGCTGCAATGGGGCTAATTCACGCCATGGGAGAAATGTCGAATCCAGACAAATTAAGCGAAGCGATTGCCGCCGCATTTATTTGTACCATTTTCGGGATTTTCACCGGTTACGTACTTTGGACACCGTTTGCTAACAAACTAAAAGTAAAATCGCAAAAAGAAGTGCATTTGCGCTATATGATGATTGAGGGAGTCGTTGCGCTTCAAGAAAGAAATGCACCACGTGTTGTGGAAGAACGTTTATTATCTTTTTTAAGTCCAAAAGAGAAAGATGTGCTGCGAAATGGAAAAGGGAAGAAAACGAGAGAAGTGGAGGAATTTGAGCGTGGCCAAGCGTCGCAAGAAACCGCAGGAGGAACACGTTGA
- a CDS encoding flagellar motor protein MotB has protein sequence MAKRRKKPQEEHVDETWLIPYSDLLTLLLALFIVLFASSSVDAKKFEQMGNAFKKIVEEGAAGNQAYVSKGEGPDDPNVNAVLKAMDEQDKKKQANEEEKAKKAAAALLKKQNEEKIEAFKKQIDSYIQAEKLGTKMTTKYSDEGLLITIRDDILFQSGSAELSAGKREIAKEIGDLFAQGKGTMEGIVSGHTDNVPISTSTYSSNWELSVARAVNFMEAIIQENNEVNPGEFSARGYGEFKPVAKNDVATNREKNRRVEIMVRPINPDKLDEDK, from the coding sequence GTGGCCAAGCGTCGCAAGAAACCGCAGGAGGAACACGTTGATGAGACGTGGTTAATTCCATATAGTGATTTGCTGACACTTTTACTTGCTCTATTTATTGTTCTGTTTGCTTCTAGCTCAGTTGATGCGAAAAAATTTGAACAAATGGGAAATGCTTTTAAGAAGATTGTAGAAGAAGGCGCGGCAGGCAACCAAGCATATGTATCAAAAGGAGAAGGTCCGGATGATCCAAATGTAAATGCAGTACTAAAGGCGATGGATGAGCAAGATAAGAAGAAGCAGGCAAATGAAGAAGAGAAAGCGAAAAAAGCAGCAGCTGCCTTACTTAAAAAGCAAAATGAAGAAAAAATCGAAGCGTTTAAAAAACAAATTGATAGCTATATCCAAGCAGAAAAATTAGGAACAAAAATGACGACGAAATATTCGGATGAGGGGCTTTTAATCACTATCCGTGATGATATCTTGTTCCAATCTGGTAGCGCAGAATTATCCGCAGGCAAACGAGAAATTGCAAAAGAAATTGGTGATTTATTTGCTCAAGGTAAAGGAACGATGGAAGGAATTGTGTCAGGTCATACGGATAATGTGCCAATAAGTACTTCCACCTATTCCTCCAACTGGGAACTAAGTGTAGCTCGGGCTGTTAATTTTATGGAAGCGATAATCCAAGAAAATAATGAAGTGAACCCTGGCGAATTTAGTGCGCGCGGATACGGCGAATTTAAACCAGTTGCGAAAAATGATGTCGCGACCAATCGAGAAAAAAACAGACGTGTTGAAATCATGGTTCGTCCGATTAACCCGGATAAACTGGACGAAGATAAATGA
- a CDS encoding glycosyltransferase family 2 protein has translation MRPLISICMIVKNEAHILRQSLASFRKFTEEIIIVDTGSTDETKKIAKEFTDFVYDFEWTGNFSDARNFAATKATGKWIMAIDADECLEEESYLKLKKQLKLQNESIYMAQIISFTGEKGRVTTTNHMPRIYKNDGTICFRGVIHEQLEAVDKHSIEAGIADVKIYHYGYMSEIVEKQGKSNRNLRLLEKEVKNNKDSGFVHFNIGQEMNRLGKNKEALKEFSEAFRLRDDNQYIWAKLSAYHIADLLEQEKRYEESLAIIEEARIIWPNVPEFPLKKANILYLSHQLEDAKEIYQSLLETTTIDYQPIVLYEATNFIPHKMLGHIYLEEKDYTRAMTYFSKAYAENSSDYGVMFQMIMLLSKFHEPKEIFAFMERHQFISSTETGLRLLSMTTQQGYAELSELIVQSLTDVYPPVAEATEVKIRTIRNVFPVISETAIVFGIKEELIDAADLCLWHYENPQLPIEKVMKNSDVGDIYNFIFENGPRISKKRYLFVLERAIALGKGEFADYLLALRTGYHDSINSHIADLFFQYDFADIALDFYNIVDANEVTKQGYINLINYLVDAGVEDEALSIAERGIDNFSTDFRFYLWAIKIDAENRADRISEAMDEFPNNRYLAKLLDEVTVFQDAMTNNR, from the coding sequence ATGCGGCCGTTAATTTCGATTTGTATGATTGTCAAAAATGAAGCGCATATTTTAAGACAAAGCCTAGCATCATTTAGAAAGTTTACTGAAGAAATCATTATTGTAGACACTGGTTCCACGGATGAAACGAAAAAAATTGCCAAAGAATTCACTGATTTCGTCTATGATTTTGAATGGACCGGAAACTTCTCTGATGCAAGAAATTTTGCTGCAACTAAAGCAACTGGAAAATGGATTATGGCGATTGATGCAGATGAATGCTTGGAAGAAGAAAGTTATTTGAAATTAAAAAAACAATTGAAATTACAAAACGAATCCATCTATATGGCGCAAATTATTAGCTTTACAGGGGAAAAAGGGCGTGTGACGACAACGAACCATATGCCTCGTATTTACAAAAATGATGGAACGATTTGTTTTCGTGGGGTTATTCATGAACAATTGGAAGCAGTTGATAAACATAGCATTGAAGCGGGAATTGCAGATGTAAAAATTTATCATTATGGTTATATGTCGGAAATTGTTGAAAAACAAGGGAAATCGAATCGTAATCTGCGCTTGCTTGAAAAAGAAGTGAAAAATAATAAAGATAGTGGTTTCGTTCATTTTAATATTGGCCAAGAAATGAATCGACTTGGTAAGAATAAAGAAGCATTAAAAGAGTTTTCGGAAGCATTTCGGCTGCGTGACGATAACCAGTATATTTGGGCGAAATTAAGTGCTTACCATATTGCGGATTTATTAGAACAAGAAAAACGCTACGAAGAAAGCTTGGCGATTATTGAGGAAGCAAGAATTATTTGGCCAAACGTGCCAGAATTCCCACTTAAAAAAGCGAACATTCTTTACCTAAGTCACCAACTAGAAGACGCCAAAGAAATTTATCAAAGTTTGCTCGAAACGACAACGATTGACTATCAACCAATCGTTTTATACGAAGCAACCAACTTTATTCCACACAAAATGCTGGGACACATTTACTTAGAAGAAAAAGATTATACTCGAGCAATGACATATTTTTCTAAAGCCTACGCTGAAAATAGTTCGGATTATGGCGTGATGTTCCAAATGATCATGCTACTAAGCAAATTCCACGAGCCAAAAGAAATTTTTGCTTTTATGGAACGTCATCAGTTTATTTCAAGTACGGAGACGGGGTTACGTTTGCTTTCGATGACGACACAACAAGGTTATGCAGAACTGTCTGAGCTAATTGTTCAGTCACTTACTGATGTTTATCCGCCAGTCGCAGAAGCAACCGAAGTCAAAATCCGTACGATTCGCAACGTTTTCCCTGTTATTAGTGAAACTGCAATTGTATTTGGGATAAAAGAAGAATTGATTGACGCGGCAGATCTTTGTTTGTGGCATTACGAAAATCCACAATTACCAATTGAAAAAGTAATGAAAAATAGTGATGTTGGCGATATTTATAATTTTATTTTCGAAAATGGACCAAGAATTAGTAAAAAACGTTATTTATTTGTATTAGAACGAGCAATTGCACTCGGAAAAGGCGAATTTGCGGATTACTTATTGGCATTAAGAACTGGATATCATGATAGCATTAACAGTCATATCGCTGACTTATTCTTCCAATATGATTTTGCTGATATCGCGCTTGATTTTTATAATATTGTTGATGCCAATGAAGTTACAAAACAAGGCTATATTAATTTAATTAATTATTTAGTGGATGCTGGAGTAGAAGACGAGGCGCTTTCGATTGCTGAAAGAGGAATAGATAATTTTAGCACTGATTTCCGTTTTTACCTTTGGGCAATCAAAATTGATGCGGAAAACCGCGCGGACCGAATTAGCGAAGCAATGGACGAATTTCCGAACAACCGCTATTTAGCAAAACTGTTAGATGAAGTTACCGTGTTTCAAGATGCTATGACCAATAATCGATAG
- a CDS encoding chemotaxis protein, whose amino-acid sequence MTEEKGILLQSGTNELEIVTFTVGENLFCINVLKVKEIIHPLEVTPVPDSNPAIEGVSQVRGEIMPVVNLARVMKLPEIEPENTKFIITELNQMKIVFRVDEVHRIQRISWGQIEEPEKLSIGLEELAVGIVKLEGNLVLLLDYEKIIYEISGNADFAVTGEDRITRKVNREEKTIFIAEDSQMLRQLLEDTLHEAGYTNLQFFANGKEAQEHIFKLLKEQKQQTFDNVNLLITDIEMPQMDGHHLTKVIKEDEIGRDLPVVIFSSLITEDLEHKGAGVGADAQVSKPNIHQLINILDELVL is encoded by the coding sequence ATGACAGAAGAAAAAGGGATTTTACTACAAAGTGGTACAAATGAATTAGAAATTGTTACTTTTACAGTTGGCGAAAACTTATTTTGTATTAATGTTTTAAAAGTAAAGGAAATCATTCATCCTCTAGAAGTCACACCAGTACCAGACTCTAACCCGGCAATTGAAGGGGTTTCTCAAGTGCGTGGCGAAATTATGCCAGTTGTCAATCTTGCCCGTGTCATGAAACTTCCAGAAATTGAACCAGAAAACACTAAATTTATCATTACTGAATTAAACCAAATGAAAATCGTTTTCCGTGTCGATGAAGTACACCGGATTCAACGTATTTCTTGGGGACAAATTGAAGAGCCAGAAAAACTTTCGATTGGCTTAGAAGAGTTGGCTGTTGGGATCGTGAAACTAGAGGGCAATTTAGTCCTACTACTCGACTACGAAAAAATTATTTATGAAATTAGCGGAAATGCTGATTTTGCAGTTACAGGCGAAGACCGAATTACTAGAAAAGTAAACCGTGAAGAGAAAACGATTTTTATCGCAGAAGATTCACAAATGCTTCGACAATTACTGGAGGACACGCTTCATGAGGCTGGTTACACGAATCTGCAATTCTTCGCAAATGGGAAAGAAGCCCAAGAACACATTTTCAAATTACTAAAAGAACAAAAACAACAAACGTTTGATAATGTCAATTTGCTTATTACCGATATTGAAATGCCGCAAATGGACGGGCATCATTTAACAAAAGTAATAAAAGAAGATGAAATTGGACGCGACTTGCCAGTTGTTATTTTCTCGTCGCTAATTACAGAAGATCTTGAACACAAAGGTGCCGGTGTAGGTGCTGATGCGCAAGTAAGTAAGCCTAATATTCACCAATTGATTAATATATTAGATGAACTCGTACTATAA
- a CDS encoding FliC/FljB family flagellin, with protein MKVNTNIISLKTQEYLRKNNEGMTQAQERLASGKRINSSLDDAAGLAVVTRMNVKSTGLDAASKNSSMGIDLLQTADSALSSMSSILQRMRQLAVQSSNGSFSDEDRKQYTAEFGSLIKELDHVADTTNYNNIKLLDQTATGAATQVSIQASDKANDLINIDLFNAKGLSAGTITLGSGSTVAGYSALSVADADSSQEATEAIDELINNISNGRALLGAGMSRLSYNVSNVNNQSIATKASASSIEDADMAAEMSEMTKYKILTQTSISMLSQANQTPQMLTQLINS; from the coding sequence ATGAAAGTAAATACAAATATTATTAGCTTGAAAACACAAGAATATCTTCGTAAAAACAACGAAGGCATGACTCAAGCACAAGAACGTTTGGCATCTGGTAAACGTATTAACAGTTCTCTTGATGACGCTGCTGGTCTTGCAGTTGTAACTCGTATGAACGTTAAATCTACAGGCTTAGATGCAGCAAGCAAAAACTCATCCATGGGTATTGACTTGTTACAAACAGCGGATTCAGCTCTTAGCTCCATGAGTTCCATCTTGCAACGTATGCGTCAATTAGCAGTACAATCTTCTAACGGTTCATTCAGTGACGAAGATCGTAAACAATACACTGCTGAATTCGGTAGCTTAATCAAAGAACTTGATCACGTTGCTGACACTACTAACTACAACAACATCAAATTGCTAGATCAAACTGCTACAGGAGCTGCAACTCAAGTAAGCATCCAAGCATCTGATAAAGCTAATGACTTAATCAACATTGATCTTTTCAATGCAAAAGGTCTTTCTGCTGGAACAATTACACTAGGTAGCGGTTCTACAGTAGCTGGTTATAGTGCATTATCTGTTGCTGATGCTGATTCTTCCCAAGAAGCTACAGAAGCAATTGACGAATTAATCAACAACATCTCTAACGGTCGTGCGCTTCTTGGTGCTGGTATGAGTCGCCTTAGCTACAATGTATCTAACGTGAACAACCAATCAATCGCAACAAAAGCATCTGCTTCCTCTATTGAAGATGCAGATATGGCTGCTGAAATGTCCGAAATGACTAAATACAAAATTCTTACTCAAACATCAATCAGCATGCTTTCTCAAGCAAACCAAACACCGCAAATGTTAACTCAATTAATTAACAGCTAA